The Osmia lignaria lignaria isolate PbOS001 chromosome 14, iyOsmLign1, whole genome shotgun sequence genome has a window encoding:
- the LOC117607151 gene encoding uncharacterized protein LOC117607151 isoform X2 gives MPKIFLIKNRLHQQQLRLLEAQHLGKSPPPGSGRDSPIGSSEPLSLIVNKHQYRDKTDDDRATTPESLRSTSPASSPPPQWQSTSTPTSTPPRRFISSILGGDVPYGSRGHVLTRAERKEYSSPPIAPSSSDASQFLTKSEKLVLPRPSTPPKTPRVEPPTRVSVIQRVPSQNQSASRREDKVEMPQTQEPEQEQPIDYAVPKRKEEDEERGREGAKVSRAIGNSIARPLLAMRLSGPQVVHAAAGHGRSSSSGNNGSSGSSGGSNNSGSSSSSSSGGTGNYCSGGAVTGGSGGGGAVGGGAGGGGMNPGGNGGRGNYGPSSPPTGSLPPFYESLKGGNNLANFANQYNSTQGNGYLTPSPTVGMECDTGQQDVNSQHSQYNAQEGKQYSLLQNVCASYGLTLKEEEDLSPYKIQANDLLSGQYSTYDMTDTGMMVDMVTGAVVDPLQFTATLTFSSPSDHTALLESLGDAADLFLPRLPAEDGSNDLLEESLHSPASAGSGIGQDAGQMTTPVEPSVDPFPEHSMALTRGFDTSRHYTAAPQHFSTSKLGLAYTTGESSYQSVSKERPELALHINQNHQNQSEPQLQQLQIQVQLQHQQQQQQTAPSPHQQHQGLLSPGLSFTGLELDSGSSVGGSLPSPGAASCSLDTASTSTSPSCALMEHAPSPATTVSTASVQPTGPVGEPPLTQRVGVLQQRLGLPGDCQLEFVNGGHGIKNPLAIEGQRQAAANREEERATRPPPGKDDDPNRFTCRVCSKNFSLQRLLNRHMKCHSDVKRYLCTFCGKGFNDTFDLKRHTRTHTGVRPYKCNLCEKSFTQRCSLESHCLKVHGVQHQYAYKERRTKVYVCEECGHTTQEPEVHYLHLKDKHPYSPALLKFYDKRHFKFTNSNFANMLLQGGLLQRDSRNADSCVKSASKSLEAPLQRATTLLHLGRASSF, from the exons ATGCCGAAGATATTCCTGATCAAGAACCGGCTGCATCAGCAGCAACTGAGGCTGCTCGAAGCACAGCACCTTGGCAAGAGCCCGCCACCAGGTAGCGGCAGGGACAGTCCCATTGGCAGCTCTGAGCCCCTCAGTCTAATCGTCAACAAACACCAAT ATCGCGATAAAACGGACGACGATCGTGCGACGACCCCGGAATCCTTACGCAGCACTAGTCCAGCTTCTTCACCGCCACCGCAATGGCAATCGACCAGCACGCCGACCAGCACACCACCTAGACGCTTCATCTCGAGTATCTTGGGCGGAGATGTCCCGTACGGAAGCAGAGGTCACGTTTTGACCCGGGCTGAACGCAAAGAGTATAGCAGCCCGCCGATCGCACCATCCTCCAGCGATGCTTCTCAATTTCTCACGAAATCAGAGAAGCTGGTGCTGCCAAGACCCAGCACCCCTCCAAAGACACCGAGAGTCGAACCACCTACCAGGGTCTCCGTCATCCAAAGGGTTCCCTCTCAGAATCAATCAGCTTCTAGGAGAGAGGACAAAGTTGAGATGCCACAGACCCAAGAACCAGAACAG GAACAGCCTATCGATTACGCCGTCCcgaagagaaaggaagaggacGAGGAACGAGGCCGCGAAGGCGCAAAAGTGTCGCGTGCGATCGGTAATTCGATCGCTAGGCCTTTGTTAGCCATGCGACTGTCCGGTCCTCAGGTCGTCCACGCAGCGGCCGGCCACGGAAGATCCTCCAGTTCCGGTAATAACGGTAGTTCCGGTTCGAGCGGCGGATCCAACAACTCTGGCAGTTCGTCGTCGTCGAGTTCGGGCGGAACTGGCAATTATTGTAGCGGTGGCGCGGTGACCGGTGGCAGCGGAGGAGGCGGCGCGGTCGGCGGTGGCGCCGGGGGCGGTGGAATGAATCCCGGAGGGAACGGCGGTCGTGGAAACTACGGACCCAGTTCGCCGCCCACCGGATCCCTTCCACCCTTCTACGAGTCCCTCAAAGGCGGCAACAACCTGGCGAATTTCGCTAATCAGTACAACAGCACTCAAG GAAATGGATACTTGACGCCATCGCCGACGGTGGGAATGGAGTGCGACACGGGCCAACAGGATGTCAATTCCCAGCATTCTCAATACAACGCCCAAGAAGGAAAACAATACTCTCTTTTGCAAAATGTCTGCGCGTCCTATGGTTTGACgttgaaagaagaagaggatctGTCGCCGTATAAGATCCAAGCGAACGACCTCCTATCCGGACAGTACAGCACCTACGATATGACGGATACCGGGATGATGGTGGACATGGTGACAGGTGCCGTGGTGGATCCTCTTCAATTCACTGCCACTCTAACCTTCAGTTCACCGTCGGATCACACGGCCCTTTTGGAAAGTTTGGGCGACGCTGCTGACCTATTTCTACCAAGGCTACCCGCCGAAGATGGTAGCAACGATCTTCTCGAGGAGTCGTTGCATTCGCCTGCTTCGGCTGGAAGCGGTATCGGTCAGGATGCCGGTCAGATGACCACTCCCGTCGAGCCTAGCGTCGATCCTTTCCCGGAGCACAGCATGGCCTTGACCAGAGGTTTCGATACGTCTAG GCACTACACGGCGGCTCCTCAACATTTCAGCACCTCTAAATTAGGCTTGGCATACACGACGGGCGAGTCGAGTTATCAGTCGGTCTCGAAAGAACGTCCAGAACTGGCGCTTCACATCAATCAGAATCATCAGAATCAGTCGGAACCACAGTTGCAGCAGTTGCAGATACAGGTTCAATTACAGcatcagcaacaacagcaacagacTGCTCCCTCGCCTCACCAACAACATCAAGGACTCCTGAGCCCAGGATTAAGCTTCACCG GTCTGGAACTGGATTCAGGGAGCAGCGTAGGTGGAAGTTTGCCAAGTCCCGGTGCAGCCAGTTGTTCGTTGGATACCGCATCGACCAGCACGTCACCTTCGTGCGCCTTGATGGAACACGCCCCCAGCCCAGCTACCACAGTGTCCACGGCATCCGTACAGCCGACCGGGCCCGTTGGAGAACCACCACTGACGCAACGGGTCGGTGTACTACAGCAAAGG CTGGGACTGCCTGGTGATTGTCAGTTGGAGTTCGTTAACGGTGGCCACGGAATTAAAAATCCTTTGGCTATCGAGGGTCAGAGACAGGCAGCTGCTAATCGCGAGGAAGAGAGGGCAACCCGACCTCCGCCTGGCAAG gACGACGATCCAAACCGGTTCACGTGTCGTGTGTGTAGCAAGAACTTCAGCCTACAACGATTACTGAATCGTCACATGAAGTGTCACAGCGACGTGAAACGTTACTTATGCACATTCTGTGGCAAAGGCTTCAACGACACGTTCGACTTGAAGAGGCACACCAGGACGCACACAGGCGTTCGACCCTACAAGTGCAATCTTTGTGAGAAGAGCTTTACCCAGAGGTGCTCTCTGGAAAGTCACTGCCTTAAGGTTCATGGTGTTCAGCATCAGTACGCGTATAAGGAACGTCGCACCAAG GTGTACGTGTGCGAGGAATGTGGTCACACGACGCAGGAGCCGGAGGTTCATTACCTTCACCTGAAAGATAAGCACCCGTACAGCCCGGCTCTGTTGAAGTTCTACGATAAGCGACACTTCAAGTTCACCAACAGCAATTTCGCCAACATGCTGCTCCAG GGTGGCCTGTTGCAACGGGACTCGCGGAATGCGGACAGCTGCGTAAAGTCTGCCTCGAAAAGCCTCGAGGCGCCTCTTCAACGCGCCACGACGTTATTGCATTTGGGTCGGGCGTCCAGCTTCTGA
- the LOC117607151 gene encoding uncharacterized protein LOC117607151 isoform X3, which translates to MPKIFLIKNRLHQQQLRLLEAQHLGKSPPPGSGRDSPIGSSEPLSLIVNKHQYRDKTDDDRATTPESLRSTSPASSPPPQWQSTSTPTSTPPRRFISSILGGDVPYGSRGHVLTRAERKEYSSPPIAPSSSDASQFLTKSEKLVLPRPSTPPKTPRVEPPTRVSVIQRVPSQNQSASRREDKVEMPQTQEPEQEQPIDYAVPKRKEEDEERGREGAKVSRAIGNSIARPLLAMRLSGPQVVHAAAGHGRSSSSGNNGSSGSSGGSNNSGSSSSSSSGGTGNYCSGGAVTGGSGGGGAVGGGAGGGGMNPGGNGGRGNYGPSSPPTGSLPPFYESLKGGNNLANFANQYNSTQGNGYLTPSPTVGMECDTGQQDVNSQHSQYNAQEGKQYSLLQNVCASYGLTLKEEEDLSPYKIQANDLLSGQYSTYDMTDTGMMVDMVTGAVVDPLQFTATLTFSSPSDHTALLESLGDAADLFLPRLPAEDGSNDLLEESLHSPASAGSGIGQDAGQMTTPVEPSVDPFPEHSMALTRGFDTSRHYTAAPQHFSTSKLGLAYTTGESSYQSVSKERPELALHINQNHQNQSEPQLQQLQIQVQLQHQQQQQQTAPSPHQQHQGLLSPGLSFTGSGSSVGGSLPSPGAASCSLDTASTSTSPSCALMEHAPSPATTVSTASVQPTGPVGEPPLTQRVGVLQQRLGLPGDCQLEFVNGGHGIKNPLAIEGQRQAAANREEERATRPPPGKDDDPNRFTCRVCSKNFSLQRLLNRHMKCHSDVKRYLCTFCGKGFNDTFDLKRHTRTHTGVRPYKCNLCEKSFTQRCSLESHCLKVHGVQHQYAYKERRTKVYVCEECGHTTQEPEVHYLHLKDKHPYSPALLKFYDKRHFKFTNSNFANMLLQGGLLQRDSRNADSCVKSASKSLEAPLQRATTLLHLGRASSF; encoded by the exons ATGCCGAAGATATTCCTGATCAAGAACCGGCTGCATCAGCAGCAACTGAGGCTGCTCGAAGCACAGCACCTTGGCAAGAGCCCGCCACCAGGTAGCGGCAGGGACAGTCCCATTGGCAGCTCTGAGCCCCTCAGTCTAATCGTCAACAAACACCAAT ATCGCGATAAAACGGACGACGATCGTGCGACGACCCCGGAATCCTTACGCAGCACTAGTCCAGCTTCTTCACCGCCACCGCAATGGCAATCGACCAGCACGCCGACCAGCACACCACCTAGACGCTTCATCTCGAGTATCTTGGGCGGAGATGTCCCGTACGGAAGCAGAGGTCACGTTTTGACCCGGGCTGAACGCAAAGAGTATAGCAGCCCGCCGATCGCACCATCCTCCAGCGATGCTTCTCAATTTCTCACGAAATCAGAGAAGCTGGTGCTGCCAAGACCCAGCACCCCTCCAAAGACACCGAGAGTCGAACCACCTACCAGGGTCTCCGTCATCCAAAGGGTTCCCTCTCAGAATCAATCAGCTTCTAGGAGAGAGGACAAAGTTGAGATGCCACAGACCCAAGAACCAGAACAG GAACAGCCTATCGATTACGCCGTCCcgaagagaaaggaagaggacGAGGAACGAGGCCGCGAAGGCGCAAAAGTGTCGCGTGCGATCGGTAATTCGATCGCTAGGCCTTTGTTAGCCATGCGACTGTCCGGTCCTCAGGTCGTCCACGCAGCGGCCGGCCACGGAAGATCCTCCAGTTCCGGTAATAACGGTAGTTCCGGTTCGAGCGGCGGATCCAACAACTCTGGCAGTTCGTCGTCGTCGAGTTCGGGCGGAACTGGCAATTATTGTAGCGGTGGCGCGGTGACCGGTGGCAGCGGAGGAGGCGGCGCGGTCGGCGGTGGCGCCGGGGGCGGTGGAATGAATCCCGGAGGGAACGGCGGTCGTGGAAACTACGGACCCAGTTCGCCGCCCACCGGATCCCTTCCACCCTTCTACGAGTCCCTCAAAGGCGGCAACAACCTGGCGAATTTCGCTAATCAGTACAACAGCACTCAAG GAAATGGATACTTGACGCCATCGCCGACGGTGGGAATGGAGTGCGACACGGGCCAACAGGATGTCAATTCCCAGCATTCTCAATACAACGCCCAAGAAGGAAAACAATACTCTCTTTTGCAAAATGTCTGCGCGTCCTATGGTTTGACgttgaaagaagaagaggatctGTCGCCGTATAAGATCCAAGCGAACGACCTCCTATCCGGACAGTACAGCACCTACGATATGACGGATACCGGGATGATGGTGGACATGGTGACAGGTGCCGTGGTGGATCCTCTTCAATTCACTGCCACTCTAACCTTCAGTTCACCGTCGGATCACACGGCCCTTTTGGAAAGTTTGGGCGACGCTGCTGACCTATTTCTACCAAGGCTACCCGCCGAAGATGGTAGCAACGATCTTCTCGAGGAGTCGTTGCATTCGCCTGCTTCGGCTGGAAGCGGTATCGGTCAGGATGCCGGTCAGATGACCACTCCCGTCGAGCCTAGCGTCGATCCTTTCCCGGAGCACAGCATGGCCTTGACCAGAGGTTTCGATACGTCTAG GCACTACACGGCGGCTCCTCAACATTTCAGCACCTCTAAATTAGGCTTGGCATACACGACGGGCGAGTCGAGTTATCAGTCGGTCTCGAAAGAACGTCCAGAACTGGCGCTTCACATCAATCAGAATCATCAGAATCAGTCGGAACCACAGTTGCAGCAGTTGCAGATACAGGTTCAATTACAGcatcagcaacaacagcaacagacTGCTCCCTCGCCTCACCAACAACATCAAGGACTCCTGAGCCCAGGATTAAGCTTCACCGGTAGTG GGAGCAGCGTAGGTGGAAGTTTGCCAAGTCCCGGTGCAGCCAGTTGTTCGTTGGATACCGCATCGACCAGCACGTCACCTTCGTGCGCCTTGATGGAACACGCCCCCAGCCCAGCTACCACAGTGTCCACGGCATCCGTACAGCCGACCGGGCCCGTTGGAGAACCACCACTGACGCAACGGGTCGGTGTACTACAGCAAAGG CTGGGACTGCCTGGTGATTGTCAGTTGGAGTTCGTTAACGGTGGCCACGGAATTAAAAATCCTTTGGCTATCGAGGGTCAGAGACAGGCAGCTGCTAATCGCGAGGAAGAGAGGGCAACCCGACCTCCGCCTGGCAAG gACGACGATCCAAACCGGTTCACGTGTCGTGTGTGTAGCAAGAACTTCAGCCTACAACGATTACTGAATCGTCACATGAAGTGTCACAGCGACGTGAAACGTTACTTATGCACATTCTGTGGCAAAGGCTTCAACGACACGTTCGACTTGAAGAGGCACACCAGGACGCACACAGGCGTTCGACCCTACAAGTGCAATCTTTGTGAGAAGAGCTTTACCCAGAGGTGCTCTCTGGAAAGTCACTGCCTTAAGGTTCATGGTGTTCAGCATCAGTACGCGTATAAGGAACGTCGCACCAAG GTGTACGTGTGCGAGGAATGTGGTCACACGACGCAGGAGCCGGAGGTTCATTACCTTCACCTGAAAGATAAGCACCCGTACAGCCCGGCTCTGTTGAAGTTCTACGATAAGCGACACTTCAAGTTCACCAACAGCAATTTCGCCAACATGCTGCTCCAG GGTGGCCTGTTGCAACGGGACTCGCGGAATGCGGACAGCTGCGTAAAGTCTGCCTCGAAAAGCCTCGAGGCGCCTCTTCAACGCGCCACGACGTTATTGCATTTGGGTCGGGCGTCCAGCTTCTGA
- the LOC117607151 gene encoding uncharacterized protein LOC117607151 isoform X1 codes for MPKIFLIKNRLHQQQLRLLEAQHLGKSPPPGSGRDSPIGSSEPLSLIVNKHQYRDKTDDDRATTPESLRSTSPASSPPPQWQSTSTPTSTPPRRFISSILGGDVPYGSRGHVLTRAERKEYSSPPIAPSSSDASQFLTKSEKLVLPRPSTPPKTPRVEPPTRVSVIQRVPSQNQSASRREDKVEMPQTQEPEQEQPIDYAVPKRKEEDEERGREGAKVSRAIGNSIARPLLAMRLSGPQVVHAAAGHGRSSSSGNNGSSGSSGGSNNSGSSSSSSSGGTGNYCSGGAVTGGSGGGGAVGGGAGGGGMNPGGNGGRGNYGPSSPPTGSLPPFYESLKGGNNLANFANQYNSTQGNGYLTPSPTVGMECDTGQQDVNSQHSQYNAQEGKQYSLLQNVCASYGLTLKEEEDLSPYKIQANDLLSGQYSTYDMTDTGMMVDMVTGAVVDPLQFTATLTFSSPSDHTALLESLGDAADLFLPRLPAEDGSNDLLEESLHSPASAGSGIGQDAGQMTTPVEPSVDPFPEHSMALTRGFDTSRHYTAAPQHFSTSKLGLAYTTGESSYQSVSKERPELALHINQNHQNQSEPQLQQLQIQVQLQHQQQQQQTAPSPHQQHQGLLSPGLSFTGSGLELDSGSSVGGSLPSPGAASCSLDTASTSTSPSCALMEHAPSPATTVSTASVQPTGPVGEPPLTQRVGVLQQRLGLPGDCQLEFVNGGHGIKNPLAIEGQRQAAANREEERATRPPPGKDDDPNRFTCRVCSKNFSLQRLLNRHMKCHSDVKRYLCTFCGKGFNDTFDLKRHTRTHTGVRPYKCNLCEKSFTQRCSLESHCLKVHGVQHQYAYKERRTKVYVCEECGHTTQEPEVHYLHLKDKHPYSPALLKFYDKRHFKFTNSNFANMLLQGGLLQRDSRNADSCVKSASKSLEAPLQRATTLLHLGRASSF; via the exons ATGCCGAAGATATTCCTGATCAAGAACCGGCTGCATCAGCAGCAACTGAGGCTGCTCGAAGCACAGCACCTTGGCAAGAGCCCGCCACCAGGTAGCGGCAGGGACAGTCCCATTGGCAGCTCTGAGCCCCTCAGTCTAATCGTCAACAAACACCAAT ATCGCGATAAAACGGACGACGATCGTGCGACGACCCCGGAATCCTTACGCAGCACTAGTCCAGCTTCTTCACCGCCACCGCAATGGCAATCGACCAGCACGCCGACCAGCACACCACCTAGACGCTTCATCTCGAGTATCTTGGGCGGAGATGTCCCGTACGGAAGCAGAGGTCACGTTTTGACCCGGGCTGAACGCAAAGAGTATAGCAGCCCGCCGATCGCACCATCCTCCAGCGATGCTTCTCAATTTCTCACGAAATCAGAGAAGCTGGTGCTGCCAAGACCCAGCACCCCTCCAAAGACACCGAGAGTCGAACCACCTACCAGGGTCTCCGTCATCCAAAGGGTTCCCTCTCAGAATCAATCAGCTTCTAGGAGAGAGGACAAAGTTGAGATGCCACAGACCCAAGAACCAGAACAG GAACAGCCTATCGATTACGCCGTCCcgaagagaaaggaagaggacGAGGAACGAGGCCGCGAAGGCGCAAAAGTGTCGCGTGCGATCGGTAATTCGATCGCTAGGCCTTTGTTAGCCATGCGACTGTCCGGTCCTCAGGTCGTCCACGCAGCGGCCGGCCACGGAAGATCCTCCAGTTCCGGTAATAACGGTAGTTCCGGTTCGAGCGGCGGATCCAACAACTCTGGCAGTTCGTCGTCGTCGAGTTCGGGCGGAACTGGCAATTATTGTAGCGGTGGCGCGGTGACCGGTGGCAGCGGAGGAGGCGGCGCGGTCGGCGGTGGCGCCGGGGGCGGTGGAATGAATCCCGGAGGGAACGGCGGTCGTGGAAACTACGGACCCAGTTCGCCGCCCACCGGATCCCTTCCACCCTTCTACGAGTCCCTCAAAGGCGGCAACAACCTGGCGAATTTCGCTAATCAGTACAACAGCACTCAAG GAAATGGATACTTGACGCCATCGCCGACGGTGGGAATGGAGTGCGACACGGGCCAACAGGATGTCAATTCCCAGCATTCTCAATACAACGCCCAAGAAGGAAAACAATACTCTCTTTTGCAAAATGTCTGCGCGTCCTATGGTTTGACgttgaaagaagaagaggatctGTCGCCGTATAAGATCCAAGCGAACGACCTCCTATCCGGACAGTACAGCACCTACGATATGACGGATACCGGGATGATGGTGGACATGGTGACAGGTGCCGTGGTGGATCCTCTTCAATTCACTGCCACTCTAACCTTCAGTTCACCGTCGGATCACACGGCCCTTTTGGAAAGTTTGGGCGACGCTGCTGACCTATTTCTACCAAGGCTACCCGCCGAAGATGGTAGCAACGATCTTCTCGAGGAGTCGTTGCATTCGCCTGCTTCGGCTGGAAGCGGTATCGGTCAGGATGCCGGTCAGATGACCACTCCCGTCGAGCCTAGCGTCGATCCTTTCCCGGAGCACAGCATGGCCTTGACCAGAGGTTTCGATACGTCTAG GCACTACACGGCGGCTCCTCAACATTTCAGCACCTCTAAATTAGGCTTGGCATACACGACGGGCGAGTCGAGTTATCAGTCGGTCTCGAAAGAACGTCCAGAACTGGCGCTTCACATCAATCAGAATCATCAGAATCAGTCGGAACCACAGTTGCAGCAGTTGCAGATACAGGTTCAATTACAGcatcagcaacaacagcaacagacTGCTCCCTCGCCTCACCAACAACATCAAGGACTCCTGAGCCCAGGATTAAGCTTCACCGGTAGTG GTCTGGAACTGGATTCAGGGAGCAGCGTAGGTGGAAGTTTGCCAAGTCCCGGTGCAGCCAGTTGTTCGTTGGATACCGCATCGACCAGCACGTCACCTTCGTGCGCCTTGATGGAACACGCCCCCAGCCCAGCTACCACAGTGTCCACGGCATCCGTACAGCCGACCGGGCCCGTTGGAGAACCACCACTGACGCAACGGGTCGGTGTACTACAGCAAAGG CTGGGACTGCCTGGTGATTGTCAGTTGGAGTTCGTTAACGGTGGCCACGGAATTAAAAATCCTTTGGCTATCGAGGGTCAGAGACAGGCAGCTGCTAATCGCGAGGAAGAGAGGGCAACCCGACCTCCGCCTGGCAAG gACGACGATCCAAACCGGTTCACGTGTCGTGTGTGTAGCAAGAACTTCAGCCTACAACGATTACTGAATCGTCACATGAAGTGTCACAGCGACGTGAAACGTTACTTATGCACATTCTGTGGCAAAGGCTTCAACGACACGTTCGACTTGAAGAGGCACACCAGGACGCACACAGGCGTTCGACCCTACAAGTGCAATCTTTGTGAGAAGAGCTTTACCCAGAGGTGCTCTCTGGAAAGTCACTGCCTTAAGGTTCATGGTGTTCAGCATCAGTACGCGTATAAGGAACGTCGCACCAAG GTGTACGTGTGCGAGGAATGTGGTCACACGACGCAGGAGCCGGAGGTTCATTACCTTCACCTGAAAGATAAGCACCCGTACAGCCCGGCTCTGTTGAAGTTCTACGATAAGCGACACTTCAAGTTCACCAACAGCAATTTCGCCAACATGCTGCTCCAG GGTGGCCTGTTGCAACGGGACTCGCGGAATGCGGACAGCTGCGTAAAGTCTGCCTCGAAAAGCCTCGAGGCGCCTCTTCAACGCGCCACGACGTTATTGCATTTGGGTCGGGCGTCCAGCTTCTGA